In Brucella melitensis bv. 1 str. 16M, a genomic segment contains:
- a CDS encoding transglycosylase SLT domain-containing protein, with protein sequence MKRVLFLVALLTLGGCATAPRQVNNVCAVFDQRGGWFNNWQTAAVRTSREFGVPVPVLMATIYTESGFQPYARPPRTKILWIIPWKRPSSAYGYSQALDGTWDRYRRATGRWSASRTNFADAIHFIGWYHYQSYLKNGVNRNDAFSLYLAYHSGHGGYARGAWRSNSTAIAGAKKTQAMANRYRVQLRSCGGFS encoded by the coding sequence ATGAAGCGCGTTTTGTTTCTCGTCGCGCTTTTGACCCTCGGAGGCTGCGCGACTGCTCCACGGCAGGTCAATAATGTATGTGCGGTCTTCGATCAGCGTGGCGGTTGGTTCAATAACTGGCAGACGGCGGCCGTCCGTACTTCGCGGGAATTCGGCGTACCTGTGCCGGTTCTGATGGCGACAATCTATACGGAATCCGGCTTCCAGCCCTATGCGCGCCCGCCGCGTACCAAGATACTCTGGATCATTCCGTGGAAGCGGCCTTCCTCGGCCTATGGTTATTCGCAGGCCCTGGATGGTACATGGGATCGTTACAGGCGCGCAACCGGCCGTTGGAGCGCGTCACGTACCAATTTTGCCGACGCAATCCATTTTATCGGCTGGTATCATTATCAAAGTTATTTGAAGAATGGTGTTAATCGCAACGATGCCTTCAGCCTTTATCTCGCCTATCATTCCGGCCATGGCGGCTATGCGCGCGGGGCGTGGCGTAGCAACTCGACGGCCATAGCGGGAGCGAAAAAAACGCAAGCCATGGCCAATCGCTATAGGGTGCAATTGCGCTCATGCGGAGGCTTCAGTTAA
- a CDS encoding OmpA family protein, with amino-acid sequence MLKKTGIALICATFLAGCTTDPYTGQQKVSNTTGGAAIGAAVGALGGLMVGGSSRAQRNAVLIGAGIGALGGGLIGNYMDRQEAELRAQLQGTGVSVTRNGDRIILNMPSNITFDTDQDQVKSQFYPTLNSVAIVLRKFDKTLVDVYGFTDSTGSASYNQALSQRRAASVASYLDSQGIDPRRFAVIGYGASQPIASNATPEGRAQNRRVEIQISPLRGA; translated from the coding sequence ATGCTGAAGAAAACCGGTATTGCCCTGATCTGTGCCACATTTCTGGCAGGGTGCACCACGGACCCATATACGGGCCAGCAAAAAGTATCCAATACGACGGGCGGCGCGGCCATCGGCGCGGCTGTCGGTGCCTTGGGAGGCCTCATGGTGGGCGGTTCCAGCCGCGCACAACGCAATGCCGTGCTGATTGGTGCCGGTATTGGCGCTCTTGGCGGTGGTCTCATCGGTAACTACATGGACCGCCAGGAGGCTGAATTGCGCGCGCAATTGCAGGGCACGGGCGTTTCCGTTACCCGTAACGGCGACAGAATTATCCTGAACATGCCGTCGAACATTACTTTCGATACGGATCAGGATCAGGTCAAGAGCCAGTTCTACCCGACGCTCAACTCGGTGGCTATCGTCCTGCGCAAGTTCGACAAGACGCTCGTGGATGTTTACGGCTTCACCGATTCAACCGGAAGCGCCAGCTACAACCAGGCCCTGTCGCAGCGTCGCGCCGCTTCGGTGGCAAGTTATCTCGATTCGCAGGGCATCGACCCCCGCCGCTTTGCCGTTATCGGTTATGGTGCAAGCCAGCCTATTGCCAGCAACGCGACGCCGGAAGGCCGTGCACAGAACCGCCGCGTGGAAATTCAGATTTCGCCGCTACGCGGAGCCTGA
- the recA gene encoding recombinase RecA gives MSQNSLRLVEDNSVDKTKALDAALSQIERAFGKGSIMRLGQNDQVVEIETVSTGSLSLDIALGVGGLPKGRIVEIYGPESSGKTTLALHTIAEAQKKGGICAFVDAEHALDPVYARKLGVDLENLLISQPDTGEQALEITDTLVRSGAIDVLVVDSVAALTPRAEIEGEMGDSLPGLQARLMSQALRKLTGSISRSNCMVIFINQIRMKIGVMFGSPETTTGGNALKFYASVRLDIRRIGSIKERDEVVGNQTRVKVVKNKLAPPFKQVEFDIMYGAGVSKVGELVDLGVKAGVVEKSGAWFSYNSQRLGQGRENAKQYLKDNPEVAREIETTLRQNAGLIAEQFLDDGGPEEDAAGAAEM, from the coding sequence ATGTCTCAAAATTCATTGCGACTTGTTGAGGATAATTCAGTGGACAAGACAAAAGCTCTCGACGCGGCATTGTCGCAAATCGAACGGGCGTTCGGCAAAGGCTCAATCATGCGTCTGGGCCAGAACGATCAGGTGGTCGAAATCGAAACCGTATCGACCGGCTCGCTCTCGCTCGATATTGCCTTGGGGGTTGGCGGCTTGCCCAAGGGACGTATCGTGGAAATCTATGGGCCGGAAAGTTCCGGTAAAACCACGCTTGCCTTGCACACCATCGCTGAAGCGCAGAAGAAGGGCGGCATCTGCGCATTCGTCGATGCGGAACATGCGCTTGACCCGGTCTATGCGCGCAAGCTCGGTGTCGATCTTGAAAATCTTCTGATCTCGCAGCCCGATACGGGTGAACAGGCGCTTGAAATCACCGATACGCTCGTGCGCTCTGGCGCCATCGACGTTCTCGTTGTCGACTCGGTCGCAGCCCTGACGCCGCGTGCTGAAATCGAAGGTGAAATGGGGGATTCCCTGCCGGGCCTTCAGGCCCGTCTCATGAGCCAGGCGCTGCGCAAGCTTACTGGCTCCATTTCCCGTTCAAACTGCATGGTGATCTTCATCAACCAGATCCGCATGAAGATCGGTGTCATGTTCGGCTCGCCGGAAACGACAACGGGCGGCAATGCGCTCAAGTTCTATGCTTCGGTTCGCCTCGATATTCGCCGTATCGGCTCCATCAAGGAGCGCGACGAAGTGGTGGGCAACCAGACCCGCGTGAAGGTGGTGAAGAACAAGCTCGCTCCTCCGTTCAAGCAGGTCGAATTCGATATCATGTATGGCGCGGGCGTTTCCAAGGTGGGCGAGCTGGTCGATCTTGGTGTCAAGGCCGGTGTGGTTGAGAAGTCTGGTGCCTGGTTCTCCTATAATTCCCAGCGTCTCGGGCAGGGGCGCGAGAACGCCAAGCAATATCTCAAGGATAATCCGGAAGTCGCGCGTGAAATCGAAACCACGCTTCGCCAGAATGCCGGCCTGATCGCCGAGCAGTTCCTTGACGATGGCGGACCGGAAGAAGATGCTGCCGGCGCGGCGGAAATGTAA